One Vigna unguiculata cultivar IT97K-499-35 chromosome 11, ASM411807v1, whole genome shotgun sequence DNA window includes the following coding sequences:
- the LOC114170230 gene encoding uncharacterized protein LOC114170230, whose product MPPITFSDSDFQGTSPNQDDPMVITVEVENFVVKKVLIDQGSSVDILYWKTFNKMQIPLADLTPHNEPIYGFSGERVPTIPIRYLVVDAHTYYNILLGRPSINALGAIVSTPHLAMKFPSPEGDIITVHGDQRAARECYMASLKLPHPPLTTHNIEQSQAHTTLAGDDLDPRINSEARLEPVGETRQLPLEQQGHFLQVRTSLPGGEERHIEQVLKQNADLFAWSAADLPGVHPKIVAHRLFVFPNAKPVSQKKRKLGESRRQAAIAEADKLKQASFVGEAQYTTWLANVVLVKKPKGKWRMCVDYTDLNKACPRDAYPLPNIDRIVDGAAGHAILSFLDAYSGYNQIPMAEEDKIKTAFITEEANLYYRVMPFGLKNAGATYQRLMDRVFQPLLGRSVEVYVDDIIVKSPNAQQHSADLTQVFKALRTYNIRLNPEKCTFGVDGRKFLGFMLTQQGIEPNPEKCQTIIDMRSPANIKEVHLLVGRLTAISRFLPKLADKTKPMIQLLKMSTKFTWEDTCEQNFNTLKQLLTTPPVLTKPDLSLPLIVYIAASTNAVSSALVQERDNTQQPIYFTSRILQDPETRYQMVEKVALAIITAARRLRPYFQIYYALRAAWTHPSTVPSRLCQRPSRARPHDTWWTMHVDGSSNPLGAGSRIVLEGPDNVLIEQSLRFTFKTSNNQVEYEAIIVGLNLGRDVGAHKLLCKTDSKLTVGHLNGDYQIKDPTLTQYYHMVVPLTEHFDTFQIQHVPRSDNTRADILSKLASTKKKGRYKSLLQHTLATPSIEQQNQCLNITTTNTWMEPFIKYLEAGVTPPNEERGWIRKAA is encoded by the exons ATGCCACCCATCACCTTCTCAGATTCCGATTTCCAGGGCACCAGCCCCAaccaagacgaccccatggtcataacTGTGGAAGTCGAGAACTTCGTAGTAAAGAAGGTTCTCATCGATCAGGGGAGCTCCGTAGATATCTTATATTGGAAAacattcaacaagatgcaaatACCCCTCGCTGACCTAACCCCTCACAATGAGCCCATATACGGATTCTCAGGTGAGAGAGTCCCCACCATTCCCATTCGTTACTTGGTCGTCGACGCCCACACGTACTACAACATCCTCCTTGGCCGCCCATCCATCAACGCGCTGGGTGCCATCGTATCCACCCCGCACCTTGCAATGAAGTTTCCGTCCCCGGAAGGCGACATCATCACAGTACATGGCGACCAACGCGCAGCCagagaatgctacatggcaagcctGAAACTACCACACCCACCTCTGACAACCCACAACATTGAACAATCCCAAGCCCACACCACCCTGGCCGGCGATGACTTAGACCCCAGAATAAACTCCGAAGCACGCCTCGAACCCGTGGGGGAAACAAGGCAACTCCCACTCGAGCAACAAGGCCACTTCCTCCAGGTTAGAACTTCCCTTCCTGGGGGAGAGGAGCGCCACATCGAGCAAGTGCTCAAGCAGAACGCCGACCTCTTCGCTTGGTCGGCAGCCGATCTCCCCGGTGTTCACCCCAAGATCGTCGCCCACCGGCTATTTGTCTTCCCAAACGCGAAACCCGTCTCCCAAAAAAAgaggaagcttggagaaagtagAAGGCAAGCAGCTATAGCAGAGGCCGATAAACTAAAACAGGCCAGTTTTGTCGGTGAAGCCCAATACACGACCTGGCTCGCCAATGTGGTGCTAGTCAAGAAACCCAAAGGGAAATGGCGCATGTGTGTAGATTACACGGACCTGAACAAGGCCTGCCCACGGGATGCCTACCCATTACCCAACATAGACAGGATCGTCGATGGGGCCGCGGGACATGCCATATTAAGTTTCTTAGACGCTTACTCCGGCTACAACCAGATACCCATGGCTGAGGAAGACAAAATCAAAACCGCATTCATAACCGAGGAGGCCAACCTTTACTAcagagtcatgccctttggcctcaaaaacgccggCGCTACATACCAACGCTTGATGGATAGGGTCTTCCAGCCACTCTTGGGCAGGTCGGTAGAGGTCTACGTCGACGACATCATCGTCAAGTCCCCCAACGCGCAACAGCACTCCGCGGACCTAACACAAGTCTTCAAAGCCCTGCGCACATACAACATCAGActcaaccctgaaaaatgcacaTTCGGAGTAGATGGCAGGAAATTTCTAGGCTTCATGCTCACGCAGCAAGGGATCGAGCCCAACCCTGAAAAATGTCAAACCATCATCGACATGAGAAGCCCCGCGAATATCAAAGAGGTACATCTACTAGTGGGCAGACTAACCGCCATCTCGCGCTTCCTCCCGAAGTTGGCGGACAAAACCAAACCAATGATCCAACTCCTGAAAATGTCGACCAAGTTCACTTGGGAGGACACCTGCGAACAAAATTTCAACACTTTGAAGCAACTCCTCACCACTCCCCCGGTCCTGACCAAACCAGACCTTTCCCTCCCCCTTATAGTGTACATAGCCGCATCAACAAACGCCGTCAGCTCCGCACTCGTCCAAGAAAGGGACAACACCCAACAACCAATATACTTTACAAGCCGCATCCTCCAAGACCCAGAAACACGAtaccaaatggtggaaaaggtagCCCTTGCAATCATCACAGCAGCACGTCGTCTGCGACCATACTTCCA AATTTACTATGCGCTACGAGCCGCATGGACCCATCCGAGCACAGTGCCTAGCAGACTTTGCCAACGACCTTCAAGAGCACGCCCCCATGACACCTGGTGGACCATGCACGTAGACGGCTCCTCAAACCCGCTGGGAGCCGGCTCCAGAATAGTACTAGAAGGACCCGACAACGTCCTCATAGAACAATCCCTGCGTTTCAccttcaaaacatccaacaatCAAGTTGAGTACGAGGCCATTATCGTCGGCCTTAACTTAGGGCGAGACGTCGGCGCGCATAAACTCCTGTGCAAGACAGACTCAAAGCTCACCGTAGGCCATCTCAATGGTGACtaccaaatcaaagaccccaccCTCACGCAATACTACCACATGGTAGTACCCCTAACCGAGCACTTCGACACTTTCCAGATTCAACACGTCCCACGAAGCGACAACACCCGAGCAGACATTCTCTCGAAGCTCGCTAGCACCAAAAAGAAAGGCCGTTACAAGTCACTCCTCCAACACACCCTAGCCACACCCTCCATTGAGCAACAAAACCAATGCTTAAACATCACTACCACCAACACCTGGATGGAACCTTTCATCAAATACTTAGAAGCAGGAGTCACCCCGCCAAACGAGGAAAGAGGATGGATCCGGAAAGCGGCATGA